ATTTCTCATATGACTCTAAGAAATCAGGCGGTGTTACTGTTTCTCACTTAAGATTCGGTAAATCACCTATTAGATCAACTTATTTGATAGATGAAGCTGACTTTGTTTCACTGTCACAGCAATCATATATTAATAAATATGATGTATTGACAGGTCTTAAGAAAGGCGGAAACTTCCTATTAAATACTATTTGGTCAAAAGAAGAGCTTGAATCTAAGTTACCTGCAAAATATAAAAAATATTTAGCTGAAAAAGAAATAAACTTCTATACTATTAATGCAACAAGTATTGCGCATGAAATAGGTCTTGGAAATAGAACTAACATGATTATCCAGTCTGCATTCTTCAAATTGGCAGATGTAATTCCTTTGGAAGATGCAGTTGAATACTTAAATGCAGCTATAGTTAAATCATACGGCAAAAAAGGCGAAAATATAGTTAACATGAACAAAGAAGCCGTTCAAAAAGGTATTGCCGAGTTAGTAAAAATTGATGTTCCTGCATCATGGAAAGATGCTAAGGATGATCCAAAAGCTAACAGCGGTTTAGCTGTACCATTTACTGAAGAAGAAAAACCAGAATTTGTTAAAAAAGTTGTTGACGTAATGAATAGACAAGAAGGCGACAGCTTACCAGTAAGCACATTTGAAGGAATTGAAGATGGTACATTCCCACAGGGAACAGCTGCTTACGAAAAGAGAGGAATTGCAGTTGAAGTTCCAAAATGGGAAGCTGAAAACTGTATTCAGTGTAACCAATGTGCATTTGTATGTCCTCATGCTGTAATAAGACCTACATTACTTGATGCAAACGAAAAAGCTAATGCACCAGAAAACTTTAAAACATTAAAAGCAATAGGTAAAGGGTTAGATGGACTGGAATACAGACTTCAGATAAGCCCGCTGGATTGTACAGGTTGCGGAAACTGCGCAGATATCTGCCCAGGTAAGAAAGGCAACAAAGCTTTAGTTATGACTCCTATTGCAGAAGAAATTGAAAAAGAAGTTTCTAATTGGAAATATGCTATAGATAAAGTATCTATAAAAGATGGATTAATGGATAAAACTTCTGTAAAAGGAAGCCAGTTCTGTAAACCATACTTTGAATTCTCAGGAGCTTGCGCTGGTTGTGGTGAAACTGCTTATGTTAAGACTATCACTCAGTTATTTGGCGACAGAATGATGATAGCTAATGCTACAGGATGTTCATCAATCTGGGGAGCATCAGCACCTGCAACTCCGTTTACTAAAGATTGTAACGGAAGAGGACCATCTTGGGCTAACTCATTGTTTGAAGATAACGCAGAGTTCGGACTTGGTATGGCAACAGCTGTAAAACAAATGAGAGAATCAATTCAGTTATCAGTAGACAGCTTATTGGGTAAAGACATTTCACAAGAAGTTAAAAATGCATTAACTGAATGGGTAGCTACAAAGAATGACGGAGAAAAATCAAGAGCAGCATCAGATAAGGTTTTAGCAGCATTAGAAGGATTTAATGCTTGTGCTGAGTGTGCAGCTGATGTTAAAAATATACTAGACAAGAAAGATTTCCTTGTTAAAAAATCACAATGGATAATCGGTGGTGACGGCTGGGCATATGATATTGGATACGGCGGATTAGACCACGTATTGGCATCAGGTGAAGATGTAAATGTTCTGGTTGTTGATACAGAAGTTTACTCAAATACAGGCGGTCAGTCTTCAAAAGCAACTCCTACCGCTTCAGTTGCGAAATTTGCGGCATCTGGTAAGAGAGTTAAGAAAAAAGACCTTGGTATGATAGCTTCAACTTATGGCTATGTATATGTAGCTCAGGTTGCTATCGGTGCTGATAAGAATCAATTCTTGAAAGCATTAAAAGAAGCTGAAAGCTATGATGGACCATCATTGATCATTGCTTATGCTCCATGTATCAACCACGGTATTAAAGCAGGAATGGGCAAGACTGTTGAAAGAGAAAAGAAAGCTGTTGAAGCTGGATACTGGCATTTATACAGATTTAATCCTCTTCTTAAAGAAGAAGGAAAGAACCCGTTCACACTGGATTCCAAAGTTCCAAGTGCTTCATTTATAGAATTCTTGGAAGGCGAAGTAAGATATGCTTCTTTGAAGAAGTCATTCCCTGAAATAGCTGAACAATTATTTGTTAAAGCAGAAAAAGATGCTAAAGATAGATATGACAGCTACGTAAGAATGTCTGAAATGAAATACTAAGATTAGCAGAAGGCAGTTTCTTTTGAAACTGCCTTTTATATTGCTCGGAATAGTTTGTAAATTTATTGTATATGTGTTAGAATACAATAAATAAATTAATTAATGATGAGGAGCTAGATATGGGTAAAAAATTAATAAGCATGCTGCTTATAGGGCTTATGACTATTATTCCGCTTACGGCATGTGGAACAAATGAAATTGGTTATTTTGAATTATCAAAAGAAATAAACGATATAAAACAATATGAATTCAATAACACTACAAAGATTTATGTACCTGAGGAACTTGCTGGGGAGTCATACGACATTGACTTTAAGTTAGAAGGCGAAGTAAATCTTGAAGATTTGGATAGCATATATTTAGATATGAATGCGGATATCAAGGTTAATGATGTGGAAAATAATCTTCCTATCAATTTAGTAGTGTCCGATAACAAAATGTATGTTTCTAAAGCAATCATACTTGAAGTGCTTAAATTAAGCGAAGAGTTTGGGAGTGAACCTGAAAACAAAGAAGTGATGGATGCATTATATAATGTTGAACTCAAAGATGTTGAATACATAATGCTTTACGATTTTGGTGAATATTACAGTGAAAACTATAGTTCTTTCTATGAAGATATATATGCTTCTAAGGATATTTATGAAGATATGTATGACCCTTCAATAAATTACTTAAAGACTGCATTCAAAGGTTTTGACTCTGACTTGGTCAAAAAAATCAGCGGAGGATATTCAATAGAACTTGATCCTGAAAATGCGGTGGAATTTATTAAGAAATTAGTAAAATATGCTGATGAAAATAGAGAAACCATTTTTGATGAAACTGTAAAATATGTTGAAGGTATATTTGATTATATAAGCGCTGATCAAATGGGAATATCTGAAGAAGAAAAAGAAGAATTCCTTGAGGAGTTAAAAGGCAGTCGTCAGGATTATTATGATTTTCTTGATGAAGCTGTTCTATTCATTGAGGCAGATATTGAGACAGATGAATTTAAGAAAAGCATGGAAATGGTTGATGGAAGCAGCATAAAGGAAGAAATTTATAAAAAAGGTAAATCATATATTCAAGCAATAGAAGGAAGTCTTGTTTTAGAAGGTGTAAATTCAGGAAACTTTGAATTAAAAACTGAAGTCACTCCGGCAGATGTGGAAAAGAAAGAATTACCAGAGGACTCTATAACTGTAGATGAATTTGAAAAACTGCATAATGCAACAGAAGATAGAATTAATCCTGTAAATAAAATAGAGCTTACATGGTATCCTGAAAGCTACAGTGCGGATATTGTTAAATACAGACTTGACAATACTTCAGAGTATGATTATGAAACATATACATTGATTGACGAAAGGGTATATCTTCCGTTGAGGTATATTGGAGAGTCATTTGGAGAAGAAGTTGAGTGGGACGATGCTAATAAAAAAGCTTATATAGTAAGAGACGGACAGAAAACAGATATGACGGGTGTGCTCGTTGACAGCACAACGATGGTTAAAATACGAGATTTTGAAAAGCTGGGCTATAAAATAGACTATATTCAGGAAGACGGAATATCAACAGCCACAATAATTAAGTAAGAATCAATATTAAAACCTACAACTTGATTGTATTATCATGAAAAACCCCGAATGTAAATTCGGGGTTTTTGGTATAAATAAATCTTTAAATAAAAAAATATTATGATATAATATAAGTCAATTATATTGAGACAGAGGTAAAAAATGAACTATATTGTACAGCTTGTTATTATACTTACAGTAACATTTATAGGAGAAGGTATGTATTTTTTTATACCATTACCTATACCAGCCAGCATTTACGGGTTGCTCCTAATGCTGATATGCTTAAAAACAAATATTATAAAGTTAGAACATGTAAAATCTGTGGGAGATTCTCTTCTTGAGATAAT
Above is a window of Sedimentibacter sp. MB35-C1 DNA encoding:
- the nifJ gene encoding pyruvate:ferredoxin (flavodoxin) oxidoreductase, translated to MSKVMKTMDGNTAAAYVSYAFTDVAAIFPITPSSPMAELADEWAAHGQKNIFGQTVKVVEMQSEGGASGAVHGSLQAGALTTTYTASQGLLLMIPNMYKIAGELLPAVFHVSARAIAGHALSIFGDHSDIMAARQTGFALLASSSVQEAMDLGGVAHLATLKTRVPFVHFFDGFRTSHEIQKIEVLNYDDLAKLVDMDAVNEFRARALNPEHPVTRGTAQNPDIYFQAKESSNKFYNVVPDAVADYMKEIEKLTGREYKPFNYYGAPDAENIIVAMGSVTETAEEVVDYLNAQGEKVGIVIVHLYRPFSSKYFFDVLPETVKKIAVLDRSKEPGSVGEPLFLDVKSLFYRNEKQPVIVGGRYGLGSKDTTPAQIFAVYNNLKQDQPKDGFTIGIVDDVTFTSLETPEVVNTSASGTIRCKFWGLGSDGTVGANKDAIKIIGDHTNMYAQGYFSYDSKKSGGVTVSHLRFGKSPIRSTYLIDEADFVSLSQQSYINKYDVLTGLKKGGNFLLNTIWSKEELESKLPAKYKKYLAEKEINFYTINATSIAHEIGLGNRTNMIIQSAFFKLADVIPLEDAVEYLNAAIVKSYGKKGENIVNMNKEAVQKGIAELVKIDVPASWKDAKDDPKANSGLAVPFTEEEKPEFVKKVVDVMNRQEGDSLPVSTFEGIEDGTFPQGTAAYEKRGIAVEVPKWEAENCIQCNQCAFVCPHAVIRPTLLDANEKANAPENFKTLKAIGKGLDGLEYRLQISPLDCTGCGNCADICPGKKGNKALVMTPIAEEIEKEVSNWKYAIDKVSIKDGLMDKTSVKGSQFCKPYFEFSGACAGCGETAYVKTITQLFGDRMMIANATGCSSIWGASAPATPFTKDCNGRGPSWANSLFEDNAEFGLGMATAVKQMRESIQLSVDSLLGKDISQEVKNALTEWVATKNDGEKSRAASDKVLAALEGFNACAECAADVKNILDKKDFLVKKSQWIIGGDGWAYDIGYGGLDHVLASGEDVNVLVVDTEVYSNTGGQSSKATPTASVAKFAASGKRVKKKDLGMIASTYGYVYVAQVAIGADKNQFLKALKEAESYDGPSLIIAYAPCINHGIKAGMGKTVEREKKAVEAGYWHLYRFNPLLKEEGKNPFTLDSKVPSASFIEFLEGEVRYASLKKSFPEIAEQLFVKAEKDAKDRYDSYVRMSEMKY
- a CDS encoding copper amine oxidase N-terminal domain-containing protein, translated to MGKKLISMLLIGLMTIIPLTACGTNEIGYFELSKEINDIKQYEFNNTTKIYVPEELAGESYDIDFKLEGEVNLEDLDSIYLDMNADIKVNDVENNLPINLVVSDNKMYVSKAIILEVLKLSEEFGSEPENKEVMDALYNVELKDVEYIMLYDFGEYYSENYSSFYEDIYASKDIYEDMYDPSINYLKTAFKGFDSDLVKKISGGYSIELDPENAVEFIKKLVKYADENRETIFDETVKYVEGIFDYISADQMGISEEEKEEFLEELKGSRQDYYDFLDEAVLFIEADIETDEFKKSMEMVDGSSIKEEIYKKGKSYIQAIEGSLVLEGVNSGNFELKTEVTPADVEKKELPEDSITVDEFEKLHNATEDRINPVNKIELTWYPESYSADIVKYRLDNTSEYDYETYTLIDERVYLPLRYIGESFGEEVEWDDANKKAYIVRDGQKTDMTGVLVDSTTMVKIRDFEKLGYKIDYIQEDGISTATIIK
- a CDS encoding CidA/LrgA family protein: MNYIVQLVIILTVTFIGEGMYFFIPLPIPASIYGLLLMLICLKTNIIKLEHVKSVGDSLLEIMPIMFIPPAVGLIDVWSDVAHILIPIMIITILTTVLVMATTGKMTDFILKRNGER